A genomic region of Nostoc sp. UHCC 0702 contains the following coding sequences:
- a CDS encoding MFS transporter, translating to MGKSTFSSKDELPFWQPLTVRNFLLLFIGESVSLLGDQFFLVALPWLTIQLTNSPVSLGAVLMAAAVPRAILMLLGGVVSDRLSPRFIMLVCHALCAVLTTLLTVLIFLQAAQIWLLYLFAISFGIVEGFSIPAARSIIPTLVTQEQLIASNTLSQGVTQLIVLIGPALGGLLIASVGIEKAFAIDAASFIFSVVTLLLIKSGRQQITNEIPEIFDQSIKKPSLTSKTISLITGIREGLNYVWHNPALRAVLLVITAINLFFLGPLEVGITSLAQSRFFGGAIALGTMKSAWGGGALLGTLMTGFLRHPPRLGILMLSLASIQGFGLFLLGLLPNIVLASITIAVLGCCSGFFTVLGITWIQKRTPPEMLGRVMSLGMFSAFGIAPFSYALAGLLADLNLIILFSVPGGIIVTINALLAVNPSVRTIE from the coding sequence ATGGGAAAATCAACATTTTCAAGTAAAGATGAATTGCCTTTTTGGCAGCCATTGACTGTACGCAACTTTCTACTTTTATTTATTGGTGAAAGTGTTTCACTTTTAGGAGATCAATTTTTCTTAGTGGCATTGCCTTGGTTAACTATACAGTTGACTAATTCTCCTGTCAGCTTGGGTGCAGTGTTAATGGCAGCAGCAGTTCCGCGTGCTATTTTGATGTTGCTTGGTGGTGTTGTTAGCGATCGCCTTTCACCCAGGTTCATTATGCTAGTTTGCCACGCATTGTGTGCAGTATTGACAACTTTACTGACGGTGTTGATTTTTTTGCAAGCGGCACAGATATGGCTTCTTTACCTGTTTGCTATTAGCTTTGGAATCGTAGAAGGCTTTTCCATCCCCGCTGCAAGGTCGATTATTCCTACCCTAGTGACTCAGGAACAGTTGATAGCCAGTAACACCTTGAGTCAGGGAGTTACTCAACTGATTGTACTGATTGGCCCAGCTTTAGGCGGTTTGCTAATTGCTAGTGTTGGTATTGAGAAAGCATTTGCAATTGATGCTGCTAGTTTCATTTTCTCAGTCGTGACACTTTTACTGATCAAAAGTGGTCGTCAGCAAATAACTAACGAAATTCCAGAGATTTTTGACCAGTCTATCAAAAAACCTTCCTTAACTAGTAAAACTATTAGTTTAATTACTGGTATCCGTGAGGGACTAAATTATGTATGGCATAATCCAGCACTGAGAGCAGTTTTGCTAGTGATAACGGCGATCAATCTATTTTTCCTTGGCCCGTTAGAAGTTGGTATTACATCATTAGCTCAAAGTCGCTTTTTTGGAGGTGCGATCGCATTAGGAACTATGAAATCGGCTTGGGGTGGCGGTGCGCTATTGGGAACATTAATGACCGGATTTCTTCGTCATCCTCCACGTTTGGGAATCTTAATGCTTAGTCTCGCTAGCATACAAGGCTTCGGTTTGTTCTTGCTTGGCTTGTTACCAAATATAGTGTTGGCTAGCATAACAATAGCTGTACTGGGTTGCTGTAGTGGCTTTTTTACTGTTTTAGGAATTACTTGGATTCAAAAGCGAACTCCCCCTGAGATGTTGGGGAGAGTTATGAGCTTGGGGATGTTTTCTGCCTTTGGGATTGCTCCGTTTTCCTACGCTTTAGCTGGCTTATTAGCTGATTTAAATCTCATCATCCTTTTTAGTGTGCCAGGTGGAATTATAGTCACCATCAATGCTTTATTAGCAGTCAATCCATCAGTACGCACAATTGAATAA
- a CDS encoding acyl carrier protein, producing MHSKLVNEPELQQIELAQTLAQPYELLQRLIEMSSSDRQAVLIGYLQEQIAKAIGIDTSQLDIQQPLNYMGLDSLIAVKLRNRLRTDLKVDIPAVKFMEDSSVTSLATQVSAQLTDTESHPHISNWDEQKVAQTEISNDEWLEGEL from the coding sequence ATGCATTCCAAACTTGTTAATGAACCTGAATTACAACAAATTGAACTAGCGCAGACGTTAGCGCAACCGTATGAACTTTTACAAAGATTGATAGAAATGAGTTCAAGCGATCGCCAAGCCGTCTTAATAGGTTATCTTCAAGAACAAATTGCCAAAGCTATCGGTATAGATACATCGCAACTAGACATACAGCAACCCCTAAACTACATGGGACTTGACTCCCTCATCGCTGTAAAGTTGAGGAACCGATTGAGAACTGACCTGAAAGTAGATATACCTGCGGTCAAATTTATGGAAGACTCTAGTGTTACTAGTTTAGCCACACAAGTCAGCGCACAACTAACAGATACCGAATCTCACCCACATATATCAAATTGGGATGAGCAAAAAGTAGCCCAAACCGAGATCAGTAATGATGAGTGGCTAGAAGGTGAACTATGA
- a CDS encoding amino acid adenylation domain-containing protein — translation MNVAEFLQELSQQNVELFIDSDGSANAKGERLRYRGPKDVLTPTILHKIKQHKTEILQLLRSQFHTCKSYPLSYGQQGLWFMYQFAPESGAYNIAFTVLIRSQLNVLALQSACQKLVNRHATLRTTFGQRNAEPFQKIHEYQEVCLEKIDAATWNWEELTAKVIEAYQRPFDLEQGPVLRLCLFTRSAQDHIFLLAIHHIAVDGFSFGILLDELRLLYQAENTAEAVSLTTNICQYQDFVQWQQQMLTSPVGEHLWSYWEKQLAGELSLKLPTDRPKEQFRSQKGASYTFELPQELTSKLKDRAKTLGATLYMTLLTAFAVLLHRYTGQEDIIIGSPTEGRSQPEFARTVGFFVNILALRINLAGKPTFSELLNQVRYTVLEAIAHQDYPSPLLVEQFQQQHNLSLTKILRVSFNLMKLQELGEDIELSVSSQAKARVDWGGLCLEPFVIPQQEGQNDLVFDMMETSESLLGLLRYNSDLFDAATIKRMAGHFQTLLEAIVINSNQRIWSLPLLTEIERHQLLVEWNNTQLEYPQDKCIHQLFEEQVELTPNVVAVVFADQQLTYQELNARANQLAHYLQRLGVGKEKLVGICVERSLEMVVGLLGILKAGAGYVPLDPTYPQERLTFMLSDAQISVLLTQQKLVNQLPQHTALVVYLDSDWGENLHQENLICEVKPENLAYVIYTSGSTGTPKGVMIEHQSLVNFTQTAKVAYKIHSGERVLQFASISFDAAAEEIYPCLSSGATLVLRTEDMLNSVHDFVQACRDWQLTVLDLPTAYWHQLISELAIAKLTLPESLRLVIIGGEQVLPQLVAMWQQHVGSLPKLVNTYGPTEATVVTTICDLSDATSIKLDRNNVPIGRPICNALYILDQYLQPVPIGVPGELYIAGAGLARGYLNHPELTKQKFIPNPFGRGRGESKRLYKTGDLVRYLHDGNIEFLGRIDHQVKIRGFRIELAEIAAVLNQHPAVRTGIVIVQEDVPGDKRLVAYIVVNQQQVTVSELRGFLIEKLPKYMIPSAFVLLESLPLTPNGKVDLQALTASDRAPLNLDKTFELPRHPVEEILVKIWTEVLRVEQVSIQDNFFELGGHSLLAAQLMSKINQKFSRNIPLSILFQYPTVAGLANFLINNTSASVTPLCLVPIQDQGSLPPLFCMHSAGGQVMVYQHLAACLGLDQPVYGLQSRALNDPAIEHHSIDDMALEYAHAIRQYQPNGPYFLVGWSMGGALAVSVAKQLEQQEEIVAFLGLLDAFLVPDNGPVYEDLLAELALRFSKSFADAVMAINPTEKQALREELTNLPYFESLRRMLVWGQQRNLLSPEISFDILEKQVALNKIHEKLFRGYCPPLIQANLYIWWASERLEKRLPQTDWSQYTTGTVHQKNVDSNHFNIIHPPNINIIAQQLQECLGSLRSLKRNIDDI, via the coding sequence ATGAATGTAGCTGAGTTCCTCCAAGAACTTTCGCAGCAAAATGTGGAATTATTTATTGATAGCGATGGCTCCGCCAACGCCAAGGGCGAACGCCTGCGTTATCGTGGCCCCAAAGACGTATTAACTCCCACAATACTACATAAAATTAAGCAACATAAAACAGAAATACTACAATTACTGCGATCGCAATTTCACACCTGTAAATCTTACCCCCTTTCTTACGGTCAGCAAGGCTTGTGGTTCATGTACCAATTTGCCCCAGAAAGCGGGGCTTATAACATTGCATTTACAGTCCTCATCCGTTCTCAATTAAATGTTTTAGCCTTACAAAGTGCTTGCCAAAAGTTAGTCAATCGCCATGCAACACTACGTACTACATTTGGTCAACGCAATGCTGAACCTTTTCAAAAGATTCACGAATATCAAGAAGTTTGCCTGGAAAAAATCGACGCTGCAACATGGAACTGGGAAGAACTAACTGCAAAAGTAATTGAAGCATATCAGCGTCCCTTTGATTTAGAACAAGGGCCTGTGTTGCGTCTATGTTTATTTACTCGCTCTGCACAAGACCATATCTTTTTACTAGCAATACACCATATTGCTGTTGATGGGTTCTCTTTTGGCATTCTTCTAGATGAGTTACGTTTGCTATACCAAGCGGAAAATACTGCTGAAGCGGTATCTCTTACTACTAATATTTGCCAATATCAAGACTTTGTGCAATGGCAGCAGCAAATGCTGACAAGTCCTGTAGGTGAGCATCTTTGGTCTTACTGGGAGAAACAATTGGCTGGTGAATTGTCACTGAAGTTACCTACAGATAGACCAAAAGAGCAATTCCGAAGCCAAAAAGGAGCTTCTTACACCTTTGAGTTGCCTCAAGAATTGACCTCCAAGCTCAAAGATAGAGCGAAAACTTTAGGCGCTACCCTTTACATGACTCTCCTCACAGCCTTTGCAGTGTTGTTGCACCGCTACACAGGTCAGGAAGATATTATCATTGGTTCTCCAACTGAGGGGAGGAGTCAACCTGAATTCGCTAGGACTGTGGGTTTTTTCGTAAATATCTTGGCCTTACGAATCAATCTTGCTGGCAAACCTACATTTTCCGAGCTTTTAAATCAAGTACGCTACACAGTATTAGAGGCGATCGCACATCAAGATTATCCCTCACCTTTATTAGTAGAGCAATTCCAACAACAGCACAATCTCAGCCTGACAAAAATTCTCCGCGTCTCGTTTAATTTGATGAAATTACAGGAGTTGGGAGAAGACATAGAATTATCTGTTTCCAGTCAAGCAAAAGCTAGAGTTGATTGGGGTGGGTTATGTCTAGAGCCTTTTGTCATCCCGCAGCAGGAAGGGCAGAATGATTTAGTCTTTGACATGATGGAAACGTCCGAATCATTGCTTGGTCTTTTGAGATACAATAGCGATTTGTTTGATGCAGCAACTATTAAGCGCATGGCGGGGCATTTCCAAACTTTACTAGAGGCAATTGTCATCAATTCCAACCAGCGAATTTGGTCATTACCTCTACTAACGGAAATTGAGCGACATCAATTGCTAGTAGAGTGGAACAACACCCAACTAGAGTATCCCCAGGATAAATGCATTCATCAATTGTTTGAAGAACAAGTGGAATTGACTCCAAATGTGGTGGCGGTGGTGTTTGCAGACCAACAACTGACCTACCAGGAATTAAATGCACGAGCCAATCAACTAGCACACTACCTACAAAGGTTAGGAGTAGGAAAAGAGAAGTTGGTAGGTATTTGTGTTGAACGTTCTTTAGAAATGGTTGTGGGACTTTTGGGGATTCTCAAAGCTGGTGCAGGTTATGTACCGTTAGACCCCACTTATCCCCAAGAGCGTTTGACCTTTATGTTGTCAGATGCACAGATTTCGGTGCTGTTGACTCAGCAAAAGCTAGTAAATCAACTACCACAGCATACAGCACTGGTAGTCTATTTAGATAGTGACTGGGGAGAAAATCTGCATCAGGAAAACCTCATTTGTGAAGTTAAGCCTGAGAATTTAGCTTATGTAATTTACACCTCCGGTTCTACAGGAACGCCTAAAGGTGTAATGATTGAACATCAATCTTTGGTAAATTTTACCCAAACAGCAAAGGTTGCATACAAAATTCACTCAGGCGAACGCGTACTACAATTTGCTTCCATTAGTTTTGATGCGGCGGCAGAAGAAATCTATCCTTGTTTGAGTAGCGGTGCCACCCTAGTACTACGTACTGAAGATATGTTGAATTCTGTACATGATTTTGTACAAGCTTGCCGGGATTGGCAACTAACAGTGTTAGATTTACCGACAGCATATTGGCATCAGTTAATCTCAGAATTAGCGATCGCTAAGTTGACTTTACCAGAATCATTACGGCTGGTGATTATTGGCGGAGAGCAAGTATTGCCGCAGCTAGTGGCAATGTGGCAGCAACATGTGGGTTCTCTGCCAAAGCTAGTAAATACATACGGCCCTACTGAAGCAACTGTAGTTACCACAATCTGTGACTTATCCGATGCAACATCAATAAAACTTGATAGAAACAATGTACCAATTGGCAGACCAATTTGTAATGCTCTGTACATATTGGATCAATATTTGCAACCGGTTCCTATTGGTGTGCCTGGAGAACTATATATAGCTGGTGCTGGTCTTGCTAGAGGCTACCTCAACCATCCAGAATTGACCAAGCAGAAATTTATTCCTAACCCCTTCGGTCGAGGTAGGGGAGAGTCAAAACGTTTATATAAAACTGGAGATTTAGTTCGATATCTCCATGATGGTAATATTGAATTTCTTGGTCGAATTGATCATCAAGTCAAAATTCGCGGCTTCCGTATTGAATTGGCAGAAATCGCAGCTGTGCTGAATCAACATCCAGCCGTGCGTACAGGTATAGTTATAGTCCAAGAAGATGTGCCAGGAGACAAGCGTTTGGTAGCTTATATAGTTGTTAATCAACAACAAGTTACTGTTAGCGAGTTGCGTGGCTTTTTGATAGAGAAACTGCCAAAATACATGATACCTTCTGCCTTCGTGCTGTTGGAATCATTGCCGCTAACACCCAACGGCAAAGTTGATTTACAAGCGCTGACTGCAAGCGATCGCGCTCCACTAAATTTAGACAAAACTTTTGAACTACCTCGCCATCCTGTTGAAGAAATCCTAGTAAAAATTTGGACTGAAGTTCTCAGAGTTGAGCAAGTTAGTATCCAAGATAATTTCTTTGAATTGGGCGGACATTCGTTATTGGCTGCTCAATTAATGTCCAAAATTAATCAAAAATTTAGCCGAAATATCCCCCTGAGCATACTTTTTCAATATCCTACTGTCGCAGGTTTAGCAAATTTTCTGATAAATAATACTTCTGCTTCAGTAACACCTTTATGTTTAGTTCCTATCCAAGATCAAGGAAGTTTACCACCACTTTTCTGTATGCACTCAGCAGGCGGACAGGTAATGGTTTATCAGCATCTTGCAGCTTGTCTTGGTTTGGATCAACCAGTCTACGGTTTACAGTCCCGCGCTCTTAATGACCCGGCTATTGAGCATCACAGTATTGATGATATGGCTTTGGAATACGCTCACGCCATTCGCCAGTATCAGCCCAATGGCCCTTATTTTCTTGTAGGTTGGTCGATGGGTGGAGCGCTGGCTGTTAGTGTTGCTAAACAATTAGAGCAACAAGAGGAAATAGTGGCTTTTTTGGGACTTTTAGATGCCTTTTTAGTTCCAGATAATGGCCCAGTTTACGAAGACCTTTTAGCAGAACTAGCATTGAGGTTTAGCAAGTCTTTTGCTGATGCTGTGATGGCTATTAATCCTACTGAAAAACAGGCATTACGAGAAGAATTGACAAATTTACCTTATTTTGAAAGTCTGCGGCGGATGCTGGTTTGGGGACAACAACGCAATTTACTTTCTCCTGAGATTTCCTTCGATATTCTAGAAAAACAAGTAGCTTTAAACAAGATTCACGAAAAATTATTTAGAGGTTACTGTCCTCCCTTAATTCAAGCCAACCTTTATATATGGTGGGCTTCAGAACGGCTAGAAAAAAGACTACCGCAAACAGATTGGAGTCAATATACTACAGGTACAGTTCATCAAAAAAATGTAGATAGTAATCATTTCAATATTATTCATCCGCCAAATATTAATATAATTGCTCAGCAATTACAGGAATGTTTAGGAAGTTTGCGATCGCTCAAAAGGAATATCGATGATATATAA
- a CDS encoding TauD/TfdA family dioxygenase has product MKINKADSESIGAEIVDVDVAYITKEEINIIKKLVYEYKLVVFRGQNIDDDQYIEFAKKIGTPQIYPQDNYHHPDYPEIFVSSNVAKDGKKFGVPGTGRYWHTDCAFLDEPLPLTMLYPQVLPKSIRETYYIDMQQVYKKLPQNFKSYIDGKYMVHEAKWRYKVQEWDIDKAIIDILSDFEKKFPPVKHPAVIKHPATHEQILYINQGFTTGIKGLDSETSQELLQELFLFIERDEHIHTHTWKEGDILLWDNRTLNHKASSVPKGEKSVSYRIGIYDGLPFYIS; this is encoded by the coding sequence ATGAAAATCAACAAAGCAGATTCAGAAAGTATTGGAGCCGAAATTGTAGATGTAGATGTTGCTTATATTACCAAAGAAGAAATTAATATCATTAAAAAACTTGTCTACGAGTATAAATTAGTAGTTTTTAGAGGACAAAATATTGATGATGACCAATATATAGAATTTGCTAAAAAAATTGGTACACCACAAATCTATCCTCAAGACAATTATCATCACCCAGACTATCCTGAGATTTTTGTATCTTCTAATGTTGCAAAAGATGGTAAAAAATTTGGTGTTCCTGGAACTGGTCGGTACTGGCACACTGATTGTGCATTTCTTGATGAACCGTTACCATTGACCATGTTATACCCACAAGTGCTGCCGAAGTCGATAAGAGAAACTTACTATATTGATATGCAGCAAGTTTACAAGAAATTACCTCAAAATTTCAAAAGCTACATTGATGGAAAATACATGGTACACGAAGCAAAATGGCGTTATAAAGTGCAAGAATGGGATATAGATAAAGCCATCATAGATATTTTGAGTGATTTTGAAAAAAAATTTCCACCTGTTAAACATCCGGCTGTAATTAAGCATCCAGCCACTCATGAACAAATCTTGTATATTAACCAAGGTTTTACTACTGGTATCAAAGGTCTTGATTCTGAAACAAGTCAAGAACTTTTACAAGAATTATTTTTATTTATCGAGCGTGATGAGCATATTCATACGCATACATGGAAAGAAGGCGACATTTTGTTATGGGATAACAGAACCCTCAATCACAAAGCATCTTCAGTACCGAAAGGTGAAAAAAGCGTCAGCTATCGTATCGGTATTTATGACGGATTACCATTCTATATTTCTTAA
- a CDS encoding ATP-binding protein: protein MAKLKISKKISTALINSLGAGVVPRVGVEYIAVGREKELQSLSQNLNDIAEGVAAFRFIIGNYGSGKSFILQMIRNRAMEQGFVVADADFSSERRLAGSNNQGLATYRELMSHLATKTRPDGGALVSILEGWINKIQQEVVKETSLRPNDDGFDDQVEAKIREVVQYIEDLVHGFDFGSIIVAYWRGYRLDNDELKNAAMRWLRGEFRTKVEARTALGVRVIIDDDSWYDYIKLWAKFVAEIGYKGLLIILDEAVNLYQISTTVTREKNYNRLLAMFNDTMQCKAEHLGIFIGGTTKFLEDPNRGLFADQAWRRRTKESRFVTQVDVQEYLGPVIRLNPLSEVEILTLLQRLTEIHALNFGYEKTLPNRELQDFVQEIVSRLGAEALLTPGEIVRDFISVLNILHQNPEITFIKLIHGSKFKPTAVGLNANLDEDDAAEFSL, encoded by the coding sequence ATGGCAAAGCTCAAAATCTCGAAAAAAATCTCCACTGCTTTAATCAATTCCTTAGGTGCAGGAGTAGTACCCAGAGTGGGAGTTGAATATATAGCAGTTGGTCGGGAAAAAGAACTTCAAAGCCTATCACAAAATCTTAATGACATTGCAGAAGGTGTAGCCGCCTTTCGCTTTATAATTGGCAATTATGGTTCAGGCAAAAGCTTCATACTGCAAATGATTCGTAACCGCGCTATGGAGCAAGGATTTGTAGTAGCTGATGCTGATTTCTCTTCAGAACGCCGACTAGCAGGAAGCAACAATCAAGGTCTAGCAACCTATCGAGAATTAATGAGTCATCTTGCTACCAAAACACGTCCAGATGGTGGTGCTTTAGTTTCAATTTTAGAAGGATGGATTAATAAAATTCAACAAGAAGTGGTAAAAGAAACCAGCCTTCGTCCTAATGATGATGGTTTTGATGACCAAGTTGAAGCAAAAATTAGGGAAGTAGTTCAATATATTGAAGACTTAGTTCACGGCTTTGATTTTGGTAGCATTATTGTTGCTTATTGGCGTGGCTATCGATTAGATAATGATGAATTAAAAAATGCGGCAATGCGCTGGCTGCGTGGAGAATTTAGAACTAAAGTTGAGGCCAGAACAGCCTTAGGAGTCCGCGTTATTATTGATGATGATAGTTGGTACGATTATATCAAACTCTGGGCTAAATTTGTAGCCGAAATTGGCTATAAAGGACTATTAATTATACTCGATGAAGCTGTAAATTTATATCAAATATCTACTACCGTTACTCGTGAAAAGAACTATAACAGACTCTTAGCAATGTTTAATGACACCATGCAATGCAAAGCAGAACATCTTGGCATTTTCATTGGTGGAACAACTAAATTTTTAGAAGACCCCAACCGGGGACTTTTTGCAGACCAAGCTTGGCGAAGACGCACAAAAGAAAGCCGTTTTGTTACACAAGTTGATGTCCAAGAATATCTAGGGCCAGTGATTCGACTAAACCCGTTGAGTGAAGTAGAAATACTGACACTTTTGCAACGCTTAACAGAAATACATGCACTCAATTTTGGCTATGAAAAAACTTTGCCAAATCGGGAATTACAAGATTTTGTCCAAGAAATTGTTAGTCGCTTGGGCGCGGAAGCATTACTGACACCAGGGGAAATTGTCCGAGATTTTATTAGTGTATTAAATATCCTCCATCAAAATCCTGAAATTACGTTTATTAAACTAATTCATGGTTCTAAATTTAAACCTACTGCTGTGGGTTTAAATGCAAATTTAGATGAGGATGATGCAGCAGAATTTAGTTTGTGA
- a CDS encoding DEAD/DEAH box helicase: protein MSDAFTRLAPFIQEYIYNHNWTELRPIQIAASEVIFDTDAHLLIAAATAAGKTEAAFLPVLTQLYENPVNTIGALYIGPIKALINDQFERLNDLLKSADIPVWHWHGDVAQSRKNKLLKNPQGILQITPESLESLLINKNSDLMRLFGDLRFVIIDEIHAFMGSERGCQIICQLQRLGKLTQTQPRRIGLSATLGDYLMAEDWLRSGTEKPVITPRIDAGKRQIKLAVEHFYINTNQVGSEVTAYEEYVFNLSKSRKCLIFANNRTQTESVIASLREIAAEQAQPDIYHVHHGSISASLRQAAENAMREPNNPAVTAATLTLELGIDIGHLERVIQLESPLSVASFLQRLGRSGRRGEAADMRFVCTENEPLSEASLPEQIPWQLLQSIAIIQLYLEERWIEPIKPVKYPLSLLYHQTMSILAAVGELSPAALAKQVLSLPPFAAISQEDFKLLLRYLIDIDHIHRTEQGKLIIGLAGEKVVGKFQFYAVFPDNQEFVVKQAATEIGSIAMPPPVGNQFALAGRTWEILEVDFRKKVVLVKQVEGKATIYWRGGSATIHTKILQRMRQVLIEDVEYNYLQNNARQRLQTVRKLVQTAGLNKQNILQLEKGKCCIFPWIGTVAYRTLEKLLNSFCRESLEINSIGGVNPYYLIIKLGKNKFKDVYPEILSLCEQRITSEDLVSSSEAPEIQKYDEFIPHSLLRKAFAYDCLDMGELKQQVTNW from the coding sequence ATGAGCGATGCTTTCACCAGACTTGCACCCTTTATCCAAGAATATATTTATAACCACAACTGGACTGAATTACGACCGATTCAAATTGCAGCTTCTGAAGTTATATTTGACACTGATGCTCATTTATTAATCGCTGCTGCTACTGCTGCGGGAAAAACTGAAGCCGCATTTTTACCAGTTTTAACTCAGTTATATGAAAACCCGGTAAATACTATAGGTGCATTATACATTGGGCCAATTAAAGCATTAATTAATGACCAATTTGAACGCCTCAACGACTTACTAAAATCAGCAGATATCCCTGTTTGGCATTGGCATGGTGATGTTGCTCAAAGTCGAAAAAACAAGCTTTTAAAAAATCCTCAAGGTATTCTACAAATTACGCCAGAATCTCTAGAAAGTTTATTAATTAACAAAAATAGTGACCTCATGCGCTTATTCGGTGATTTGCGATTTGTAATCATCGATGAAATTCATGCTTTTATGGGTTCTGAACGTGGTTGTCAAATTATTTGTCAATTGCAGCGTTTAGGAAAGTTGACGCAAACCCAACCCCGCCGCATTGGTTTGTCAGCAACTCTCGGCGATTATTTGATGGCTGAAGATTGGTTGCGTTCTGGAACTGAAAAACCAGTGATTACTCCCAGAATTGATGCAGGGAAACGCCAAATCAAACTGGCTGTAGAACACTTTTATATCAATACGAATCAAGTTGGTTCAGAGGTGACAGCATATGAAGAATATGTTTTCAATCTTAGCAAATCTCGCAAATGCCTAATCTTTGCTAACAACCGCACCCAAACCGAATCTGTGATTGCATCATTGCGAGAAATTGCCGCAGAACAAGCACAACCAGATATATATCATGTACATCATGGGAGTATATCTGCTAGCTTGCGGCAAGCTGCCGAAAATGCCATGCGCGAACCCAACAATCCAGCTGTAACTGCCGCCACATTAACTCTAGAATTAGGCATAGATATTGGTCATTTAGAGCGAGTAATTCAGTTAGAATCACCTCTTTCTGTAGCTAGCTTTTTACAGCGTTTGGGACGCAGTGGTAGAAGAGGTGAAGCTGCTGATATGCGCTTTGTCTGCACTGAAAATGAACCATTATCTGAAGCGTCTTTACCAGAACAAATTCCCTGGCAACTTTTGCAGTCTATCGCTATTATCCAACTTTATTTAGAAGAGCGTTGGATTGAACCAATCAAGCCTGTTAAATATCCTTTGAGTTTGCTGTATCATCAGACAATGAGCATTTTAGCAGCAGTTGGAGAGCTTTCACCTGCTGCTTTAGCGAAACAAGTTTTAAGCTTGCCTCCATTTGCTGCTATTTCTCAAGAAGACTTTAAACTATTATTGCGCTACTTAATAGATATTGACCATATTCATCGAACTGAACAAGGTAAATTAATCATTGGTTTAGCTGGTGAGAAAGTTGTGGGAAAATTTCAGTTTTATGCTGTTTTTCCAGACAACCAAGAATTTGTGGTTAAGCAAGCAGCGACAGAAATTGGTAGTATTGCCATGCCACCTCCTGTTGGTAATCAGTTTGCCTTGGCAGGAAGAACATGGGAAATTTTAGAAGTTGACTTCAGAAAAAAGGTAGTCTTAGTCAAGCAAGTAGAGGGTAAAGCTACTATTTATTGGCGTGGTGGTAGTGCTACTATTCATACAAAAATTTTGCAAAGAATGCGGCAGGTTTTAATAGAAGATGTAGAATATAACTATTTACAAAATAATGCAAGGCAACGTTTGCAAACAGTTCGTAAATTGGTACAAACTGCTGGTTTAAATAAACAAAATATCTTGCAATTAGAAAAAGGAAAATGCTGCATTTTCCCTTGGATAGGAACGGTGGCTTACCGTACTTTGGAAAAATTGCTCAATTCCTTTTGTCGGGAATCGTTAGAGATTAATAGTATTGGTGGGGTAAACCCCTACTATTTAATAATTAAATTAGGTAAAAATAAATTTAAAGATGTTTATCCAGAAATTCTATCATTATGTGAACAAAGAATTACGTCAGAAGATTTAGTAAGTTCCTCAGAAGCCCCAGAAATTCAAAAGTATGACGAATTTATTCCTCATTCACTTTTACGCAAAGCTTTTGCTTATGATTGTTTAGATATGGGAGAACTCAAGCAGCAAGTCACAAATTGGTAA